Proteins found in one Planococcus citri chromosome 2, ihPlaCitr1.1, whole genome shotgun sequence genomic segment:
- the Snrk gene encoding SNF-related serine/threonine-protein kinase yields the protein MHRGGLRGSYDGGKIAGLYDLEETLGRGHFAVVKLARHVFTGEKVAVKVIDKTKLDEVSRAHLFQEVRCMKLVQHPNVVRLYEVIDTHSKLYLILELADGGDLYDYIMRHEAGLSELVAQEYFAQIVRAISYCHRLHVVHRDLKPENVVFFERIGVVKLTDFGFSNKFCPGQKLETSCGSLAYSAPEILLGDSYDAPAVDIWSLGVILYMLVCGQAPFQEANDSETLTMIMDCKYTIPNHISEDCKRLIARMLVRQPEKRATLEEIANDPWLKNTHSDNTAMPLISRQNISEEDHTIIVQKMVNGGIAAKEQILDALDKNAYNHITATYYLLAERKLRSLEPKNKFAGKQIPRVSVDSCENEGATSPTYQNNHTLLGMPRPALDIAQRTRKCSIVTEEEDEDDDDANSDSSLHSSLNRRGSRSEGKLNLAVQELRKESMSGGAANMLAESNGSAGAPVSSPRPSSKMLPAPLVSARSSPQLGLDEISEDGCSTVRSGSSTPRNFLSFEQRRSRFRKSRTASCSSSEASDEDSEGRKKRGSTKSLHRGRDPRDPGGNGGSAGGNSSQGTQEPSNEHDHSEPSGGTDNTQDSKFETSGNTGRRHCLTGRHRRRVETRLRESQSLNRITEVQESEAAQCTPVVLPAVSACSATAAGQTNATASGTATDTRPTSAGTTGSAKSSDKTAPVGKQKERSKRNALIGKCLNLQKKLCMPLLKRGGRLYKAQSCSEVRNAKDINQNLKSTLKITN from the exons ATGCACCGTGGTGGACTTCGTGGCTCGTACGATGGAGGTAAAATCGCTGGTTTATACGATCTGGAAGAGACATTGGGTAGAGGACATTTCGCCGTCGTGAAATTAGCTCGTCATGTATTCACCGGAGAAAAAGTAGCCGTCAAAGTTATCGATAAGACTAAACTAGATGAAGTTTCAAGAGCTCATCTGTTTCAAGAA GTGAGATGTATGAAATTAGTTCAGCACCCGAATGTGGTCCGTTTATACGAGGTTATAGATACTCACAGTAAGCTATACCTTATACTGGAGCTGGCCGATGGAGGTGATTTGTACGATTACATCATGAGACACGAAGCAGGATTATCCGAACTAGTAGCTCAGGAATATTTCGCCCAAATAGTTCGAGCTATTTCGTATTGTCATCGATTACACGTCGTTCATCGTGATCTGAAACCCGAAAACGTTGTTTTCTTCGAAAGAATAGGTGTTGTCAAATTGACCGACTTTGG ATTCAGTAATAAATTCTGTCCTGGTCAGAAACTAGAAACTTCGTGTGGTTCTTTAGCATATTCAGCTCCTGAAATCCTTCTCGGTGATTCGTACGACGCTCCAGCAGTTG ATATTTGGTCGCTGGGTGTGATACTGTACATGTTAGTTTGCGGACAAGCGCCTTTCCAAGAAGCAAACGATAGTGAGACTTTAACTATGATAATGGATTGTAAATATACTATTCCTAATCATATATCAGAAGACTGTAAACG ATTGATCGCGAGGATGTTGGTTAGACAACCTGAGAAGAGAGCTACGTTAGAAGAAATAGCGAATGATCCGTGGCTCAAGAATACTCATTCGGATAATACAGCGATGCCGTTGATTAGTAGACAAAATATTAGCGAAGAAGATCACACGATTATTGTACAGAAAATGGTCAATGGTGGTATTGCGGCCAAGGAACAAATTTTAGA TGCGTTGGATAAGAATGCATACAATCACATAACGGCGACGTATTATCTGCTAGCAGAACGTAAATTACGTTCTTTGGAgccgaaaaataaatttgccgG CAAGCAAATACCTCGAGTCAGCGTCGATTCGTGTGAAAATGAAGGCGCCACTTCTCCAACTTATCAAAACAATCACACATTATTGGGGATGCCACGTCCTGCATTGGATATTGCGCAG cGCACTCGTAAATGCAGCATCGTAaccgaagaagaagacgaagacgacgacgacgccaaCAGCGACAGCTCGCTGCACAGTTCGTTAAACCGACGCGGATCTCGATCCGAAGGTAAACTCAACCTAGCCGTGCAAGAGCTGCGTAAAGAATCCATGTCCGGCGGTGCTGCCAACATGCTAGCCGAATCGAACGGTTCGGCAGGAGCTCCGGTATCTTCGCCTCGACCATCGTCTAAAATGCTGCCAGCTCCTCTGGTATCAGCTCGCAGTTCACCTCAGCTCGGTCTAGATGAAATCTCCGAAGACGGCTGCAGTACCGTACGTTCGGGATCGTCGACACCTCGTAACTTCCTCAGTTTCGAACAACGTCGCAGTCGTTTTCGTAAATCGCGCACAGCCTCGTGCAGTTCATCCGAGGCTAGCGACGAAGACAGCGAAGGACGTAAGAAACGAGGTAGTACGAAATCATTACACAGAGGTAGAGATCCCAGAGACCCGGGCGGTAACGGAGGCTCAGCTGGTGGTAACTCTTCGCAAGGCACTCAAGAACCGAGCAACGAACACGATCACAGCGAACCTTCCGGAGGTACGGATAACACTCAAGATAGTAAATTCGAAACGTCCGGAAATACAGGACGAAGGCATTGCTTGACCGGACGTCATAGACGTCGAGTTGAGACACGACTTCGCGAAAGCCAGTCGTTAAACAGAATCACCGAAGTGCAAGAATCAGAAGCAGCCCAATGCACTCCGGTGGTTTTACCCGCTGTGTCAGCTTGTTCTGCTACTGCTGCAGGTCAGACTAACGCTACTGCCAGCGGAACAGCTACGGATACTAGACCTACATCAGCCGGTACTACAGGTTCGGCGAAATCTAGCGATAAAACCGCACCGGTTGGTAAACAGAAAGAGCGCAGTAAACGTAACGCTCTTATTGGTAAATGTCTAAATTTACAGAAGAAACTCTGTATGCCTTTGCTGAAACGTGGAGGTCGTCTTTATAAAGCGCAATCTTGTTCCGAAGTTCGAAACGCTAAAGATATTAATCAGAATTTAAAATCTACTTTGAAAATAACTAATTAG
- the LOC135834324 gene encoding heterochromatin protein 1-like yields MAKKRATKRKAAAAVAVKNDVEESHDEEESNVEENGVASTSKSKAGGKKKSVAKSEPKAESSKTKPKSSKAKSDSEEDEEDYEVEKIIDVNTKKNGKREFLIRWKNYSAKHDTWEPEDNLSCDELIAKFLELQEERDKQPRKELREHPKSVSRYTAQSGRKSKRTAGAQKSYTEAEDEDEDDA; encoded by the exons atggctaaaaaacgCGCAACGAAAAGGAAAGCTGCG GCTGCCGTAGCAGTAAAGAACGACGTTGAAGAGAGTCACGACGAGGAAGAATCAAACGTAGAAGAGAATGGAGTTGCTAGTACTTCGAAATcg AAAGCCGGCGGAAAAAAGAAATCAGTGGCTAAATCAGAACCGAAAGCCGAATCTTCCAAA ACGAAGCCCAAGTCATCCAAAGCTAAATCGGACTctgaagaagacgaagaagattacgag gtggaaaaaattatcgacgTGAATACCAAGAAAAATGGCAAACGAGAATTCTTGATCCGATGGAAGAACTATTCAGCTAAACACGATACTTGGGAACCCGAAGATAATCTATCTTGCGATGAACTGATCGCTAAATTTCTGGAACTCCAGGAGGAG CGAGATAAACAGCCTCGTAAAGAATTAAGAGAACATCCCAAGTCAGTATCTCGTTATACTGCACAATCCGGTCGTAAAAGCAAGAGAACTGCCGGCGCTCAGAA AAGTTACACCGAAGCtgaagacgaagacgaagacgatgCTTAA